A region of Candidatus Bathyarchaeota archaeon DNA encodes the following proteins:
- a CDS encoding translation initiation factor IF-2 subunit beta produces the protein MSEEYTKLLNRISAKLPKKPSSGERFVIPIPSCTNVGNKTYILNFNEIAEKLNRDPSHLLKFLSKEMATSGIILGSKVFFQGRFPESTIKRLIEIYVNRFVICPICKRPDTKLSKEGKFLFLICEACGAKSSVISI, from the coding sequence ATGAGTGAAGAATATACTAAATTGCTGAATCGAATTTCAGCTAAACTTCCAAAAAAGCCTTCAAGCGGAGAAAGATTTGTTATTCCAATTCCTTCATGTACAAATGTTGGCAATAAAACCTATATCCTAAATTTTAATGAAATTGCTGAAAAATTAAACAGAGATCCGAGTCATCTTCTTAAATTTCTTTCTAAAGAAATGGCTACTTCAGGCATTATTTTAGGTTCTAAAGTGTTTTTCCAAGGACGTTTCCCAGAATCAACTATAAAAAGATTAATTGAAATTTATGTGAACCGTTTCGTTATTTGTCCTATTTGCAAAAGGCCTGATACTAAACTCTCTAAAGAGGGTAAATTTCTATTCTTAATTTGTGAAGCTTGTGGCGCTAAATCTTCTGTTATATCTATTTAA